A region from the Candidatus Hydrogenedentota bacterium genome encodes:
- a CDS encoding NADH-quinone oxidoreductase subunit N, whose amino-acid sequence MIIATPELIVIATAFAILVSDLFMTENSRRALAPMAAIGLALGLVVTALFVPASGELLGGRFVMDPVAWWFKILFMLSGLIAVVLSMDTLDGRARVRHRGMGFRGEYYAILLSSIIGMMLIVSSRELATLFVSLEIATLPLFVLAAWRRDDPKSGEAGLKYVILGSLASAFIVYGFGILYGLAGSTRLDVIAAAVSGKYTPAFLLAVGLVLAGTGFKLTVVPFHLWAADVYQGAPTIVTAWLSVASKAAGLAFAFQILFGLFGAWVSQWGAMIALLAALTMTLGNLVAIVQQDIKRFMAFSAISQAGYFLLGFLGQGSEGVPAMLYYLIVYAVSNLAVFACIVWFENETGKENIDDYRGLSLTNPLMALGMMVALFSLAGIPPLSGFVGKFFLFSIASKAGYHWLVALAAVNSTISLYYYLRVVRQMYIEPADGEVPVPRRSPIIGTTLALLAIAIIALGVIPTVYERIHATTIAWLPTLPIL is encoded by the coding sequence ATGATTATCGCCACTCCAGAACTGATTGTGATTGCGACCGCCTTCGCCATCCTGGTCAGTGACCTGTTCATGACCGAGAACAGCCGCCGCGCCCTCGCGCCGATGGCCGCCATCGGCCTCGCCCTGGGCCTGGTGGTGACGGCGCTTTTTGTGCCCGCGTCGGGCGAACTGCTGGGCGGGCGCTTCGTGATGGATCCCGTGGCCTGGTGGTTCAAGATTCTATTCATGCTTTCGGGCCTCATCGCCGTGGTCCTGTCCATGGACACGTTGGATGGCCGTGCGCGTGTTCGGCACCGGGGGATGGGCTTCCGGGGCGAGTACTACGCGATTCTCCTTTCCAGCATTATCGGGATGATGCTCATCGTGTCCTCCCGCGAACTGGCGACCCTCTTCGTCAGCCTCGAAATCGCCACTCTGCCCCTCTTCGTGCTGGCCGCGTGGCGTCGCGACGACCCGAAGTCCGGAGAAGCGGGCCTGAAATATGTCATCCTCGGTTCCCTCGCCTCGGCTTTCATTGTCTATGGCTTCGGCATCCTCTACGGTCTCGCGGGCAGCACCCGCCTCGATGTAATCGCCGCCGCCGTCTCGGGGAAGTACACGCCCGCCTTCCTGCTGGCCGTGGGCCTCGTGCTCGCGGGCACGGGCTTCAAGCTGACCGTGGTGCCCTTCCACCTCTGGGCCGCCGACGTCTACCAGGGCGCGCCCACGATCGTCACGGCCTGGCTGTCCGTCGCGTCGAAAGCGGCGGGCCTCGCCTTTGCCTTCCAGATACTCTTCGGCCTTTTCGGCGCCTGGGTGTCCCAATGGGGCGCGATGATTGCCCTCCTGGCCGCGCTCACCATGACCCTCGGCAATCTCGTCGCCATCGTGCAGCAGGACATCAAGCGCTTCATGGCCTTCAGCGCCATTTCCCAGGCAGGCTACTTCCTGCTTGGCTTCCTCGGACAGGGAAGCGAGGGCGTGCCCGCCATGCTCTACTACCTCATCGTCTACGCCGTGAGCAATCTCGCCGTCTTCGCGTGCATCGTCTGGTTTGAGAACGAAACCGGCAAAGAAAACATCGACGACTATCGCGGACTCTCCCTCACCAATCCCCTCATGGCCCTTGGCATGATGGTCGCCCTCTTCAGCCTCGCGGGGATTCCGCCCCTCTCCGGATTCGTGGGGAAATTCTTCCTCTTCAGCATCGCCTCCAAAGCGGGTTACCACTGGCTCGTCGCCCTGGCCGCCGTCAACTCCACCATCTCGCTCTACTACTACCTGCGCGTCGTCCGCCAGATGTACATCGAGCCCGCCGACGGCGAAGTACCCGTGCCGCGCCGCTCGCCCATCATCGGCACCACCCTGGCCCTCCTCGCCATCGCCATCATCGCCCTTGGCGTCATCCCCACGGTCTACGAGCGCATCCACGCCACCACCATCGCCTGGCTGCCGACCCTGCCCATCTTGTAG